Proteins encoded by one window of Phytohabitans houttuyneae:
- a CDS encoding CbtB domain-containing protein, with protein MAAPSPPTASVTQIRVPVAAWLLVAFALLAVFVLLQLNGTAFAEQIHEFTHDGRHALGVPCH; from the coding sequence ATGGCCGCACCCTCGCCACCCACCGCATCCGTCACCCAGATCCGCGTGCCCGTCGCCGCTTGGCTGCTCGTGGCGTTCGCACTGCTCGCGGTGTTCGTGTTGTTGCAGCTCAACGGCACAGCGTTCGCGGAGCAGATCCACGAGTTCACACACGACGGGCGGCACGCGCTCGGCGTTCCCTGCCACTAG
- a CDS encoding CbtA family protein → MSSLTLGAVLRRAALAGLFAGVAAALVALLVVEPQIDKALVIEETRSGAGAHEEPVFGRATQVFGGMLAAVAVAVCLALVVGVVFARVRHRLPATTDFGRSALLALIGFTTVVLLPALKYPPNPPGVGDPDTVTERTVQYLTLIAAAVAVTWLAFLVHDRLAARPWPPAHRAALAVSVAAVGYIALLMTWPASPDSVPSDIPAALLWDFRLASLGELATLWTVLGLGFGLLLTPRTVAAPAPA, encoded by the coding sequence ATGTCCTCCCTCACCCTCGGCGCCGTGCTGCGCCGGGCGGCTCTGGCCGGGCTGTTCGCCGGCGTGGCCGCCGCGCTCGTCGCGCTGCTCGTCGTCGAGCCGCAGATCGACAAGGCGCTCGTGATCGAGGAGACCCGTTCCGGAGCGGGAGCGCATGAGGAGCCGGTCTTCGGCCGCGCGACACAGGTGTTCGGCGGCATGCTCGCGGCGGTCGCCGTCGCCGTGTGCCTCGCGCTCGTGGTGGGCGTGGTCTTCGCCCGGGTGCGGCACCGGCTGCCGGCCACCACCGACTTTGGACGGTCGGCGCTGCTGGCGTTGATCGGCTTCACGACGGTCGTGCTGCTGCCCGCGCTCAAGTACCCGCCAAACCCGCCCGGCGTCGGCGACCCGGACACCGTCACCGAGCGCACCGTGCAGTACCTGACGCTGATCGCGGCCGCGGTCGCCGTGACGTGGCTCGCCTTCCTCGTGCACGACCGCTTGGCCGCCCGCCCGTGGCCGCCGGCCCACCGCGCGGCGCTCGCGGTGTCGGTCGCCGCCGTCGGATACATCGCGCTGCTCATGACGTGGCCGGCCAGCCCCGACAGCGTGCCCTCGGACATCCCGGCCGCCCTGCTGTGGGACTTCCGGCTGGCGTCGCTGGGCGAGCTGGCGACACTGTGGACGGTGCTGGGGCTGGGCTTCGGCCTGCTGCTGACGCCCCGCACGGTCGCGGCGCCCGCGCCGGCGTGA
- a CDS encoding VOC family protein codes for MTVRQLRLAVTADDYEAALRFYRDVLGLTEQATYHRPDGDGRVTILEAGRATLELIEPSYAEYIDDVEVGRRVAGHVRVAFEVEDSAAATARAAEAGLEVIAEPRRTPWDSLNARVDGPAHLQLTIFQELGESAQ; via the coding sequence ATGACTGTGCGACAGCTGCGACTGGCCGTGACGGCCGACGACTACGAGGCCGCGCTCCGCTTCTACCGCGACGTGCTCGGGCTGACCGAGCAGGCGACCTACCACCGCCCTGACGGGGACGGGCGGGTCACGATCCTGGAGGCGGGCCGGGCGACGCTGGAGCTGATCGAGCCGTCCTACGCCGAGTACATCGACGACGTCGAGGTGGGGCGCCGGGTGGCCGGGCACGTGCGGGTGGCCTTCGAGGTGGAGGACTCGGCGGCGGCGACCGCGCGGGCCGCCGAGGCGGGCCTCGAGGTGATCGCCGAGCCGCGGCGCACCCCGTGGGACTCGCTCAACGCCCGCGTCGACGGCCCGGCCCACCTGCAGCTGACGATCTTTCAGGAGCTGGGCGAGTCAGCGCAGTGA
- a CDS encoding MmcQ/YjbR family DNA-binding protein codes for MVTADDIRAVALSLPRAYEAMVRDRVKFRVGQIVFVALSRDETEMGFGYPKEERAALIAAEPDKFFMPIKSDERYNWVQVWLAKIDEAEMRELVTDAWRMCVPKKVIAEYEASLR; via the coding sequence ATGGTGACCGCGGACGACATCCGCGCGGTGGCGCTCTCGCTCCCGCGCGCGTACGAGGCGATGGTGCGCGACCGCGTGAAGTTCCGGGTCGGCCAGATCGTTTTCGTGGCGCTCTCCCGGGACGAGACCGAGATGGGCTTCGGCTACCCGAAGGAGGAGCGCGCCGCGCTGATCGCTGCCGAGCCGGACAAGTTCTTCATGCCGATCAAGTCGGACGAGCGCTACAACTGGGTGCAGGTCTGGCTCGCGAAGATCGACGAGGCGGAGATGCGCGAGCTCGTCACCGACGCCTGGCGGATGTGCGTGCCCAAGAAGGTCATCGCGGAGTACGAGGCGTCACTGCGCTGA
- a CDS encoding MmcQ/YjbR family DNA-binding protein — MTWDELLAYCLAKPGAWQDEPWEGDVVVKVGSKIFAFLGSGEGVGVKCGPNREVADEWLLRYPEDASASAYIGRSGWNSLRIGGKIPDDEIREAVDGSYDAVLAKLPKRERPT, encoded by the coding sequence ATGACGTGGGATGAGCTGCTGGCGTACTGCCTGGCCAAGCCGGGTGCGTGGCAGGACGAGCCCTGGGAGGGCGACGTCGTGGTGAAGGTCGGCAGCAAGATCTTCGCGTTCCTCGGGTCCGGCGAGGGCGTCGGCGTCAAGTGCGGGCCCAACCGCGAGGTCGCCGACGAGTGGCTGCTCCGCTACCCCGAGGACGCGTCGGCGTCGGCCTACATCGGCCGCTCCGGGTGGAACTCCCTCCGCATCGGCGGCAAGATCCCCGACGACGAGATCCGCGAGGCGGTCGACGGCTCGTACGACGCGGTGCTCGCCAAACTACCCAAACGCGAGCGCCCTACCTGA
- a CDS encoding DUF3224 domain-containing protein, with protein MTEYAKGTFTIDGWDQETFDEAEAEGATLAQATVTKTFTGDLTGTSSTRILMCTTQVETSAAYVGFERFSGTAGGRTGTFVLHHSATADADAGQALHWAIVPDSGTGDLRTIRGTGQITVDADGGHAYTLEYTL; from the coding sequence ATGACGGAGTACGCCAAGGGCACGTTCACCATCGACGGCTGGGACCAGGAAACCTTCGACGAGGCCGAGGCCGAGGGCGCGACGCTGGCGCAGGCGACGGTGACGAAGACCTTCACCGGTGACCTGACCGGCACGAGCAGCACCCGCATCCTGATGTGCACGACGCAGGTCGAGACCTCCGCGGCCTACGTGGGGTTCGAGCGCTTCAGCGGCACGGCCGGCGGGCGGACCGGCACGTTCGTCCTGCACCACAGTGCCACCGCCGACGCGGACGCCGGCCAGGCACTGCACTGGGCCATCGTGCCCGACTCCGGCACCGGCGACCTCCGCACCATCCGCGGCACCGGCCAGATCACCGTCGACGCCGACGGTGGCCACGCATACACCCTGGAGTACACGCTCTAG
- a CDS encoding SRPBCC family protein, which translates to MKLDHSFTVPVPVEEAWSVLLDVPRVAPCMPGATLKDFDGEQFDGTVKVKVGPIVLTYTGKGRFVERDEAARRVVVEATGRDTRAAGTAAATVTATLLPDGDGTRVEVSTDLTVTGKPAQFGRGMLADVGGRLIGQFADCLAGKLSEVPDPPAEEAAPPDPASAVVAPETQPEAEIEPIDVLKLSVGTAAARYAGLIALSAGAAVLTWLVIRAIRR; encoded by the coding sequence ATGAAGCTCGACCATTCCTTCACCGTGCCGGTCCCCGTCGAAGAGGCGTGGAGTGTGCTGCTGGACGTGCCGCGGGTCGCACCGTGCATGCCGGGCGCCACGCTGAAGGACTTCGACGGGGAGCAGTTCGACGGCACGGTGAAGGTGAAGGTCGGGCCGATTGTGCTCACGTACACCGGAAAGGGTCGCTTCGTCGAGCGCGACGAGGCGGCCCGCCGCGTGGTGGTCGAGGCCACCGGCCGGGACACCCGCGCCGCCGGCACCGCCGCTGCGACGGTCACGGCCACACTCCTGCCCGACGGCGACGGCACCCGCGTCGAGGTGTCGACCGACCTGACGGTGACCGGCAAACCGGCGCAGTTCGGCCGCGGCATGCTCGCCGACGTGGGCGGGCGCCTGATCGGCCAGTTCGCCGACTGCCTCGCGGGCAAGCTGTCCGAGGTGCCCGACCCGCCGGCTGAGGAGGCCGCGCCCCCGGACCCGGCCTCCGCCGTGGTGGCGCCGGAGACGCAGCCGGAGGCCGAGATCGAGCCGATCGACGTGCTCAAGCTGTCGGTGGGCACGGCCGCCGCCCGCTACGCGGGGCTGATCGCACTGAGCGCCGGCGCCGCGGTCCTCACCTGGCTCGTGATCCGCGCGATCCGCCGCTGA
- a CDS encoding FAD binding domain-containing protein, with amino-acid sequence MIPAAFDYTRPSTVDEAVAALAAGGEDAKVLAGGQSLIPVLRLRLAAPTVLVDLGGVGDLRGVRDDGDALVIGATTRHADLVRDPLVAEHAPLLAQAAAMVGDRQVRHLGTLGGSLSHADPAGDLPGVAVALDASFEIAGPGGRRTVGAGEFFVDFLTTALAPDEVLVSVRVPKLPGWTTHYEKFTRVAQAWAICGVAAAVRRENGSIAEARVALTNMGATPLRAGGVEQALAGASATVDAVASAAGRAAEGTDPPSDVFASAEYRGHLVTVLTKRAVLAAGGIG; translated from the coding sequence GTGATCCCGGCCGCGTTCGACTACACCAGACCGTCCACGGTGGACGAGGCGGTCGCCGCGCTCGCCGCCGGCGGCGAGGACGCCAAGGTGCTCGCCGGCGGGCAGAGCCTGATCCCCGTACTGCGGCTGCGCCTCGCCGCACCGACCGTCCTCGTCGACCTCGGCGGGGTGGGCGACCTGCGCGGCGTACGCGACGACGGCGACGCCCTGGTCATCGGCGCCACCACCCGCCACGCCGACCTCGTGCGCGACCCGCTGGTGGCCGAGCACGCACCGCTGCTCGCCCAGGCGGCGGCGATGGTCGGCGACCGGCAGGTGCGCCACCTGGGCACCCTCGGCGGCTCGCTCTCGCACGCCGACCCGGCCGGCGACCTGCCGGGCGTGGCGGTGGCGCTGGACGCGTCGTTCGAGATCGCCGGCCCGGGTGGGCGGCGCACCGTGGGTGCGGGGGAGTTCTTCGTGGACTTCCTCACCACCGCGCTGGCACCCGACGAGGTGCTCGTCTCGGTGCGGGTGCCGAAGCTTCCGGGCTGGACGACGCACTACGAGAAGTTCACCCGGGTGGCACAGGCGTGGGCGATCTGCGGCGTGGCCGCGGCGGTGCGGCGCGAAAACGGCAGCATCGCCGAGGCGCGGGTGGCGCTCACCAACATGGGCGCCACGCCACTGCGGGCCGGCGGCGTGGAGCAGGCACTCGCCGGCGCGTCGGCCACTGTGGACGCGGTGGCGTCGGCCGCCGGCCGGGCCGCGGAGGGCACCGACCCACCCTCCGACGTCTTCGCCTCCGCCGAATACCGGGGACACCTGGTGACCGTGTTGACGAAGCGGGCGGTGCTCGCGGCCGGGGGTATCGGGTGA
- a CDS encoding xanthine dehydrogenase family protein molybdopterin-binding subunit has product MTIMEERPATEVGAARRRKEDARLITGRTMWTENVTLPGMLHLAILRSPMAHARITRVDVSAARSEPGVVAAFSGADVADVQGSLPCAWPVTEDMLLPDHPPIAVTEVRHVGEAVAVVVARDRASAVDALAAIEVDYEPLPVVLDMPAALEEGADLVHSDKGTNKAYTWIFDSGDAGTGQPTDTAFADAEVVIKRRYIQQRLIPAFMEPRSVVADPTGDQHTLWSATQIPHILRFLLAVVTGTPEHKVRVVAPDVGGGFGGKLQVTAEELITFLAAQRVGKPVKYTESRSDSIVSAHHGRDQIQELELAARRDGTVLGLRVKLLANMGAYMGLVTPGVPLLGAFMYNAIYKFPSYRFECVGVFTNTTITDAYRGAGRPEATFAIERIMDELAVELDLDPIEVRRRNWIKHEEFPFDTVAGLTYDSGNYEAATDKAMSLFGYDELRREQAARRESNDPVQLGIGVSTYTEMCGLAPSRVLGALRYGAGGWETATVRVLPTGKVEVVTGTSPHGQGHETAWSQIVADQLGVAFEDVEVLHGDTRTSHKGLDTYGSRSLAVGGFALVNACTRVVDKAKPIAAHLLECDVSDLEFKGGAFRVRGAPEDAAGKTLADCSLAVFAAHDLPDGVEPSLDAEATYDPANFSFPHGTHLCATEVDTETGRVTIRSYVAVDDVGRVINPMIVEGQVHGGVAQGIAQALFEEAVYDAEGNLLTGTFVDYTPPSSADLPDIVSERTETPAPDHPLGTKGVGEAGTIASTPAVVNAIVDALRPYGVDDIRMPCTPERVWRAVQGGDRS; this is encoded by the coding sequence ATGACGATCATGGAGGAGCGCCCGGCCACCGAGGTGGGCGCGGCGCGGCGGCGCAAGGAAGACGCCCGCCTCATCACCGGCCGCACCATGTGGACGGAAAACGTCACGCTGCCGGGCATGCTGCACCTGGCGATCCTGCGCAGTCCCATGGCGCACGCCCGGATCACCCGCGTGGACGTCTCGGCCGCGCGGAGCGAGCCGGGCGTCGTGGCGGCGTTCAGCGGCGCCGACGTGGCCGACGTGCAGGGCAGCCTGCCGTGCGCGTGGCCGGTCACCGAAGACATGCTGCTGCCCGACCACCCGCCGATCGCGGTCACCGAGGTGCGGCACGTGGGCGAGGCGGTCGCCGTCGTCGTGGCCCGCGACCGGGCCAGCGCGGTCGACGCGCTAGCGGCGATCGAGGTCGACTACGAGCCGCTGCCGGTCGTGCTGGACATGCCGGCCGCGCTCGAGGAGGGCGCCGACCTGGTGCACTCCGACAAGGGCACCAACAAGGCGTACACCTGGATCTTCGACTCCGGCGACGCGGGCACCGGCCAGCCCACGGACACCGCTTTCGCGGACGCGGAGGTCGTGATCAAGCGGCGGTACATCCAGCAGCGGCTGATCCCCGCCTTCATGGAGCCGCGCAGCGTGGTCGCCGACCCCACCGGTGACCAGCACACGCTCTGGTCCGCCACGCAGATCCCGCACATCCTGCGCTTCCTGCTGGCCGTCGTCACCGGCACGCCCGAGCACAAGGTGCGCGTGGTCGCGCCGGACGTGGGCGGCGGGTTCGGCGGCAAGCTCCAGGTCACGGCCGAGGAGCTGATCACGTTCCTGGCCGCGCAGCGGGTCGGCAAGCCGGTCAAGTACACCGAGTCCCGTTCGGACAGCATCGTCTCCGCGCACCACGGCCGCGACCAGATCCAGGAGCTGGAGCTTGCCGCCAGGCGCGACGGCACGGTGCTCGGGCTGCGGGTGAAGCTGCTGGCCAACATGGGCGCGTACATGGGGCTTGTCACGCCGGGCGTGCCGCTGCTGGGTGCGTTCATGTACAACGCGATCTACAAGTTCCCCAGCTACCGCTTCGAGTGCGTGGGCGTGTTCACGAACACGACGATCACCGACGCGTACCGGGGGGCGGGGCGGCCGGAGGCCACGTTCGCGATCGAGCGGATCATGGACGAGCTCGCGGTCGAGCTGGACCTGGACCCGATCGAGGTGCGCCGGCGCAACTGGATCAAGCATGAGGAGTTCCCGTTCGACACCGTCGCCGGGCTGACCTACGACTCAGGCAACTACGAGGCCGCCACCGACAAGGCGATGAGCCTTTTCGGGTACGACGAGCTGCGGCGCGAGCAGGCCGCCCGGCGCGAGTCGAACGACCCGGTGCAGCTGGGCATCGGCGTCTCCACGTACACGGAGATGTGCGGGCTCGCGCCGTCCCGGGTGCTGGGCGCGCTGCGGTACGGCGCGGGCGGGTGGGAGACCGCCACCGTGCGGGTGCTGCCCACCGGCAAGGTCGAGGTGGTCACCGGCACGTCGCCGCACGGGCAGGGTCACGAGACGGCGTGGAGCCAGATCGTGGCCGACCAGCTCGGGGTCGCGTTCGAGGACGTCGAGGTGCTGCACGGCGACACGCGCACCTCGCACAAGGGCCTGGACACGTACGGGTCCCGCTCGCTCGCGGTCGGCGGCTTCGCGCTCGTCAACGCGTGCACGCGGGTGGTCGACAAGGCCAAGCCGATCGCCGCGCACCTGCTCGAGTGCGACGTGTCCGACCTGGAGTTCAAGGGCGGGGCCTTCCGGGTGCGCGGGGCGCCCGAGGACGCGGCCGGCAAGACGCTCGCCGACTGCTCGCTCGCCGTGTTCGCGGCGCACGACCTGCCGGACGGTGTCGAGCCGTCGTTGGACGCCGAAGCGACCTATGACCCGGCCAACTTCTCGTTCCCGCACGGCACCCACCTGTGCGCGACCGAGGTGGACACCGAGACGGGGCGGGTCACGATCCGGTCCTATGTGGCCGTCGACGACGTCGGCCGGGTGATCAACCCGATGATCGTCGAGGGTCAGGTGCACGGCGGCGTGGCGCAGGGCATCGCGCAGGCGCTGTTCGAAGAGGCCGTGTACGACGCGGAGGGCAACCTGCTCACCGGTACGTTCGTCGACTACACGCCGCCGAGCTCGGCCGACCTGCCGGACATCGTGAGCGAGCGCACCGAGACGCCCGCGCCGGACCACCCGCTCGGCACCAAGGGCGTCGGCGAGGCCGGCACGATCGCCTCCACGCCGGCCGTGGTCAACGCGATCGTCGACGCGCTGCGGCCGTACGGGGTAGACGACATCCGCATGCCGTGCACGCCGGAGCGCGTGTGGCGGGCCGTCCAAGGGGGTGACCGGTCGTGA
- a CDS encoding (2Fe-2S)-binding protein encodes MTRISITVDGVRYDDDVQPRTLLVHHLREQLGKVGTVVGCDTSNCGSCTVLMAGESVKSCTVLAVQADGLEITTVEGLAGASGDLHPVQQAFHDRHALQCGFCTPGMIMAAVDLLAENPDPTDAEIREGLEGNLCRCTGYQNIIRAVHDAAATIRATGATPEPASVADGPMPGTPDAEPAAESEPTPVPAEAVPRPVP; translated from the coding sequence ATGACCCGTATCAGCATCACCGTCGATGGCGTCCGCTACGACGACGACGTCCAACCTCGCACGCTGCTCGTCCACCACCTGCGTGAGCAGCTAGGCAAGGTGGGCACCGTGGTCGGCTGCGACACGAGCAACTGCGGCTCCTGCACAGTGCTCATGGCCGGCGAGTCCGTGAAGAGCTGTACCGTGCTGGCGGTCCAGGCCGACGGCCTGGAGATCACCACAGTTGAGGGCCTGGCCGGCGCGTCGGGTGACCTGCACCCCGTGCAGCAGGCCTTTCACGACCGCCACGCGCTCCAGTGCGGCTTCTGCACACCCGGCATGATCATGGCGGCGGTCGACCTGCTCGCCGAAAACCCCGACCCCACCGACGCGGAGATACGGGAGGGGCTGGAGGGCAACCTGTGCCGCTGCACGGGTTACCAGAACATCATCCGGGCCGTCCACGACGCGGCGGCCACGATCCGCGCCACCGGCGCGACGCCCGAGCCGGCCTCCGTCGCCGACGGGCCGATGCCGGGCACCCCGGACGCGGAGCCCGCGGCCGAGTCGGAGCCCACACCCGTCCCCGCCGAGGCCGTGCCCCGGCCGGTCCCGTAG
- a CDS encoding vWA domain-containing protein: MSSDLTSVLVGFARTLRNAGVHATGERVEAMVAAVDALDVSRPQDAYWAGRLTLCGEPDDLPVYDAAFAAYFGGRAPSPPAASVPAKRRAVALFAQADPNGSGGEQAGDDLAVAASTAEVLRHRDLGVLSAAERDEVRRLVALLAPATAARPGRRHRPARGGTVDPPRTVRRMLRQLGEPARLARRERRDKPRRLVLLLDVSGSMAPYADALLRFSHAAVRRRPTLTEAFTLGTRLTRVTRALRHRDPDGALRAAGEAIPDWHGGTRLADSLKAFLDRWGQRGTARGAVVVLFSDGWERGDPALLAAQMARLSRLAHRVVWVNPHRGKPGYEPLVAGMAAALPYLDDFVAGHSLAALEELVRVISRS, translated from the coding sequence ATGAGCTCGGACCTGACCTCGGTCCTCGTCGGCTTCGCCCGCACCCTGCGCAACGCGGGCGTGCACGCGACGGGGGAGCGGGTCGAGGCGATGGTCGCGGCGGTGGACGCGCTCGACGTGAGCCGGCCGCAGGACGCGTACTGGGCCGGCCGGCTCACGCTCTGCGGCGAGCCCGACGACCTGCCGGTCTATGACGCCGCGTTCGCCGCCTACTTCGGCGGACGCGCGCCGTCGCCACCCGCGGCGTCCGTGCCGGCCAAGCGGCGGGCGGTGGCGCTGTTCGCGCAGGCCGACCCCAACGGCAGCGGCGGCGAGCAGGCCGGCGACGACCTCGCGGTGGCGGCCAGCACCGCCGAGGTACTGCGCCATCGCGACCTCGGCGTGCTCTCCGCGGCCGAGCGCGACGAGGTGCGCCGCCTCGTGGCCCTCCTCGCCCCGGCCACCGCCGCACGGCCCGGTCGCCGCCACCGCCCGGCACGCGGCGGCACCGTCGACCCGCCCCGCACCGTCCGCCGGATGCTCCGCCAGCTCGGCGAACCTGCCCGGCTGGCCAGGCGGGAGCGGCGCGACAAGCCTCGCCGGCTGGTGCTGCTGCTCGACGTGTCCGGCTCGATGGCGCCGTACGCGGACGCGCTCCTGCGCTTTTCGCACGCGGCGGTGCGGCGGCGGCCCACGCTGACCGAGGCGTTCACGCTCGGCACCCGGCTGACCAGGGTGACCCGCGCGCTGCGCCACCGCGACCCGGACGGTGCGCTGCGCGCCGCCGGCGAGGCGATACCGGACTGGCACGGCGGCACCCGGCTGGCCGACTCGCTGAAGGCGTTCCTCGACCGGTGGGGGCAGCGGGGCACGGCGCGGGGCGCGGTGGTGGTGCTCTTCAGCGACGGTTGGGAGCGGGGAGACCCGGCGCTGCTCGCCGCGCAGATGGCCCGCCTGTCCCGGCTCGCCCACCGGGTGGTCTGGGTCAACCCGCACCGCGGCAAGCCAGGGTACGAGCCGCTGGTCGCCGGTATGGCCGCCGCCCTTCCGTACCTGGACGACTTCGTCGCCGGGCACAGCCTCGCGGCCTTGGAAGAACTGGTTCGCGTTATCAGTCGATCATGA
- a CDS encoding AAA family ATPase: MIPATPAALAEALAGVGYLADDGLATAGHLALKLGRPLFLEGDAGVGKTAFAQALASATGAHFVRLQCYEGLDAAQALYDWDFPRQILHLRTVEAAAAAAGDRPDTAALEASLYDRRFLIARPLLQALELSPCVLLVDEIDRADDEFEAFLLEILADAAITIPELGRIAATTPPLTVLTSNRTREVHDALKRRCLYHWVEHPSFAQEVAIIRSRLPEVTERLAADVAGAVQRMRQLDLIKAPGVAEAIDWTSALAALGAREIDPDLAAATLGAVLKYREDAERVKTAQPWRSG; the protein is encoded by the coding sequence GTGATCCCCGCCACTCCCGCCGCGCTGGCCGAAGCGCTCGCCGGCGTGGGTTACCTGGCCGACGACGGCCTCGCCACCGCCGGCCACCTGGCCCTCAAGTTGGGCCGCCCGCTTTTCCTGGAGGGCGACGCGGGGGTGGGCAAGACGGCGTTCGCGCAGGCCCTGGCGTCGGCGACCGGCGCGCACTTCGTGCGGCTGCAGTGCTACGAGGGGCTGGACGCGGCGCAGGCGCTCTACGACTGGGACTTTCCGCGGCAGATCCTGCACCTGCGCACCGTCGAGGCGGCGGCCGCGGCGGCGGGTGACAGACCGGACACGGCGGCGCTGGAGGCGAGCCTCTACGACCGTCGCTTCCTCATCGCCCGCCCGCTGCTGCAGGCGCTGGAGCTGAGCCCGTGCGTGCTGCTGGTCGACGAGATCGACCGGGCCGACGACGAGTTCGAGGCGTTCCTGCTGGAGATCCTCGCGGACGCCGCGATCACGATTCCCGAGCTGGGCCGCATCGCCGCGACGACCCCGCCGCTTACCGTGCTGACGAGCAACCGCACCCGCGAGGTGCACGACGCGCTCAAGCGTCGCTGCCTGTACCACTGGGTCGAGCACCCGAGCTTCGCGCAAGAGGTGGCGATCATCCGGTCCCGGCTGCCCGAGGTGACCGAGAGGCTGGCCGCGGACGTCGCCGGCGCGGTGCAGCGGATGCGCCAGCTCGACCTGATCAAGGCGCCCGGCGTCGCCGAGGCCATCGACTGGACCAGCGCGCTCGCCGCCCTCGGCGCCCGGGAGATCGATCCCGACCTGGCCGCGGCCACGCTCGGCGCCGTCCTCAAATACCGGGAGGACGCGGAGCGGGTCAAGACGGCCCAGCCGTGGCGATCGGGATGA